The Candidatus Koribacter versatilis Ellin345 genome has a segment encoding these proteins:
- the fabZ gene encoding 3-hydroxyacyl-ACP dehydratase FabZ has translation MTDGRLITGEMAEAKQVLDVTDIQKILPHRYPLLLLDRIIEFKRKERIVAIKNVTINEQFFQGHFPGYPIMPGVLIVEAIAQAGGALLLTEIPDQNEKLMVFAGIEKAKFRKPVVPGDQVRLEVDVIVWRNTAAKLMGKAFVGDKLACEATVSCQIVPRPAKPENS, from the coding sequence ATGACTGACGGCAGGTTAATTACCGGCGAGATGGCCGAGGCCAAGCAAGTCCTCGACGTCACCGACATCCAGAAGATCCTTCCCCACCGCTACCCACTGCTTCTTCTCGACCGCATTATCGAGTTCAAGCGCAAAGAGCGCATCGTGGCGATCAAGAACGTCACCATCAACGAGCAGTTCTTCCAGGGGCACTTCCCGGGATATCCGATTATGCCCGGCGTGCTCATCGTCGAAGCAATCGCACAGGCTGGCGGCGCGCTCCTGCTGACGGAGATTCCCGACCAGAACGAAAAGCTGATGGTCTTTGCGGGCATTGAGAAAGCCAAGTTCCGCAAGCCCGTCGTTCCGGGCGACCAGGTACGGCTCGAAGTGGACGTCATCGTGTGGCGCAATACCGCGGCAAAACTCATGGGCAAGGCATTCGTGGGCGACAAGCTCGCGTGCGAAGCGACCGTTAGCTGCCAGATCGTGCCGCGACCTGCCAAGCCGGAGAACAGTTGA
- a CDS encoding M20 family metallopeptidase, which translates to MQSMLRRIVEHESPSDDKPSCDAMAEMLAQDFGAIGGRTKLHRDKITGNHLQVDFGGPRGAKPVLIVGHYDTVYPLGTLKQMPYRESKGRISGPGVLDMKGGIVQIHGAIAALQTQGGLPRPVTIILVSDEETGSESSRSITEKLAKQSAAAFVCEPAAGTDGALKTARKGVGDYLLRITGVASHSGLDFEKGQSAVLELARQIEKIAGFTDLKRGTTVNPGVIRGGTRSNVIAASAEAEIDVRVSTKRDVERVSKLFARLKPINRRCSLALSGGVNRPPMERTPGTAALFAQAQLIAAELSFSLAERMVGGGSDGNFTGAIVPTLDGLGAVGDGAHAVHEYIFATEMPKRAALLAGLIRAL; encoded by the coding sequence ATGCAATCCATGCTCCGCCGCATCGTGGAACACGAGTCCCCGAGCGACGATAAACCTTCCTGCGACGCCATGGCCGAAATGCTAGCGCAGGATTTCGGCGCCATCGGCGGCCGCACGAAACTCCATCGCGACAAGATCACCGGCAATCACCTGCAAGTGGATTTCGGCGGACCGCGCGGCGCGAAGCCGGTGCTGATCGTCGGACATTACGACACGGTCTATCCGCTCGGCACTCTGAAGCAGATGCCGTACCGCGAGAGCAAAGGTCGCATCAGCGGTCCAGGTGTGCTCGACATGAAGGGCGGCATCGTCCAAATTCACGGCGCCATCGCCGCACTGCAGACCCAAGGCGGGTTGCCGCGACCAGTGACGATCATCCTCGTCTCCGACGAGGAGACCGGCAGCGAGAGTTCCCGGTCGATCACCGAGAAGCTCGCGAAACAATCCGCAGCAGCGTTTGTCTGTGAGCCGGCCGCTGGCACCGACGGCGCGCTGAAGACCGCGCGCAAAGGCGTCGGCGACTATTTGTTGCGTATCACTGGCGTGGCTTCCCACTCGGGACTCGATTTCGAGAAGGGCCAGAGCGCGGTGCTGGAACTTGCGCGACAGATTGAGAAAATCGCCGGCTTCACCGATCTCAAGCGGGGAACCACGGTCAATCCCGGCGTCATTCGCGGTGGAACCCGCAGCAACGTGATCGCTGCGTCGGCGGAAGCGGAAATCGACGTGCGCGTGAGCACCAAGCGCGATGTCGAACGCGTTTCGAAGCTGTTTGCACGGTTGAAACCGATCAATAGGCGCTGCTCGCTAGCTCTTTCCGGCGGAGTCAACCGTCCGCCGATGGAGCGCACTCCGGGCACCGCAGCTTTATTTGCGCAGGCGCAGCTGATCGCTGCGGAACTCAGCTTTTCCCTAGCGGAGAGAATGGTGGGGGGCGGTTCCGACGGCAACTTCACCGGGGCTATCGTGCCGACTTTAGACGGGTTAGGCGCGGTCGGCGACGGAGCCCACGCGGTTCACGAATATATTTTCGCCACCGAAATGCCGAAGCGCGCAGCACTGCTGGCCGGATTAATTCGGGCGTTATAG
- the tatA gene encoding twin-arginine translocase TatA/TatE family subunit yields MFGGKLGMPELLLILGIALLIWGPSKLADLGKGMGEGIRNFKGAMREGEQGPAPTEEKKS; encoded by the coding sequence ATGTTCGGTGGCAAACTTGGAATGCCAGAGCTCCTGCTGATTCTCGGCATCGCACTGCTAATTTGGGGACCCAGCAAACTGGCCGATCTCGGCAAGGGCATGGGCGAAGGTATCCGCAACTTCAAGGGCGCAATGCGCGAAGGCGAGCAAGGCCCGGCTCCGACCGAAGAGAAGAAGTCCTAA
- a CDS encoding Maf family protein, whose protein sequence is MLRYNLGMGLILASASPRRSELLRKARMVFRVEPAHVPEVHTAGEDPKQYAQRLARDKARAVAAKYPNDFVIGADTIVVADAHVLEKPADEADAARMIRMLSGHTHEVTTGVCLCGPNVEIVETETTRVTVAEISDEEIADYIHTGEPMDKAGAYGIQGMFSRWVTGIEGDYFNVVGLPIARVYRMMRRAGVL, encoded by the coding sequence ATGCTCCGCTACAATCTCGGCATGGGATTGATTCTCGCATCTGCCTCCCCGCGCCGCTCGGAGTTACTGCGCAAGGCGCGCATGGTTTTCCGCGTGGAACCGGCACACGTGCCGGAAGTGCACACTGCCGGCGAAGATCCGAAGCAGTACGCGCAGCGCCTCGCCCGCGATAAAGCGCGCGCCGTCGCCGCGAAGTATCCCAACGATTTCGTCATCGGCGCGGACACCATCGTTGTCGCCGATGCCCATGTACTCGAGAAGCCCGCCGACGAAGCCGATGCCGCACGCATGATCCGCATGCTCTCTGGCCACACCCACGAGGTCACTACCGGCGTTTGTCTCTGCGGCCCCAACGTAGAAATTGTTGAAACCGAAACCACGCGCGTGACCGTCGCCGAGATCTCGGACGAAGAGATTGCTGACTACATCCACACCGGCGAGCCCATGGACAAAGCCGGAGCCTACGGCATCCAGGGAATGTTCTCGCGCTGGGTCACGGGCATCGAGGGCGATTATTTCAACGTGGTGGGGCTGCCGATCGCGCGGGTGTATCGGATGATGCGGCGAGCCGGAGTCCTATGA
- the treZ gene encoding malto-oligosyltrehalose trehalohydrolase, whose amino-acid sequence MKTSASQLQYGASLRDGRVHFRVWAPNAKSLSIRLIQGSSQNDQPMQRDDRGEWTLEADAHAGDRYFCVINGEQAVPDPVSRFQPEGVHGPTEIVDPSQFQWSDENWEGVDYDDYVIYELHVGTFTPEGTLDAAIEKLPYLKALGITVVELMPVNAFPGKHNWGYDGVGLYAVQESYGGPEALRRFVDAAHAHGLAVILDVVYNHLGNEGNYLRMFGPYFTDHHKTPWGEAINYDTTPGCEHVRRFVIDNALYWIREYHLDGLRLDAVQTIKDDSSKHVLQELQENVQTLAAELGRKVCVIAETDENISKYVRPFGSGYGLQGFWSDDFHHAIHAYFTGERQGYYQDFGDPEQIVTAIRDGYAFQGQPFKFWKGTKRGELPVNVQLPRNVICTQNHDQVGNRAKGERLTTLVPRGARYVSAALLLLAPHTPLLFMGQEYDEEHPFQFFTDYGDPVLQNAVSEGRRKEFEDFDFREVPDPQDPETFNRSRLDWSKAVDTNPMLRWYRELLRLRKRYVTSGERTAYATYQDGVITMMAPGDTPDLILFATLEPGRQLPAEEDGWNLTLKYKSEDGYQVRIFTR is encoded by the coding sequence GTGAAAACCTCCGCCTCGCAACTTCAATACGGTGCCAGCCTGCGCGATGGTCGCGTGCATTTCCGCGTCTGGGCGCCGAACGCCAAAAGTCTCTCCATTCGATTGATCCAGGGTAGTTCGCAGAACGATCAGCCGATGCAGCGTGACGATCGCGGCGAGTGGACGCTCGAGGCCGATGCGCACGCGGGCGACCGCTACTTTTGCGTGATCAATGGCGAGCAGGCTGTGCCAGATCCGGTCTCGCGCTTCCAGCCCGAAGGCGTGCATGGGCCGACCGAGATCGTCGATCCTTCGCAGTTCCAGTGGTCCGATGAAAACTGGGAAGGCGTTGACTACGACGACTACGTGATCTACGAGCTACACGTAGGGACATTCACGCCGGAAGGCACGCTGGATGCGGCTATCGAGAAGCTGCCGTATCTGAAGGCGCTCGGTATCACGGTCGTTGAACTAATGCCGGTGAATGCGTTTCCCGGCAAGCATAACTGGGGCTACGACGGCGTCGGCCTCTACGCGGTGCAGGAGAGCTATGGCGGCCCCGAGGCACTACGCCGCTTTGTGGATGCCGCTCACGCGCACGGGCTCGCGGTGATTCTCGACGTGGTCTACAACCACCTCGGCAACGAGGGCAATTACCTGCGGATGTTCGGGCCATATTTTACCGACCACCATAAAACACCGTGGGGCGAGGCCATCAATTACGACACAACGCCCGGCTGTGAGCATGTCCGCCGGTTCGTGATTGATAACGCGCTCTACTGGATACGTGAGTATCACCTCGACGGCCTGCGTCTCGATGCCGTGCAGACGATCAAAGACGATTCGTCGAAGCACGTGCTGCAAGAACTCCAGGAAAATGTGCAGACACTCGCCGCCGAACTCGGCCGCAAGGTCTGCGTAATTGCCGAGACCGATGAGAATATTTCCAAATACGTGCGTCCTTTCGGCAGCGGTTACGGACTGCAAGGCTTCTGGAGTGATGACTTCCACCACGCCATCCACGCGTACTTCACCGGCGAGCGCCAAGGCTATTACCAGGACTTCGGCGACCCAGAGCAGATCGTCACTGCGATCCGCGACGGTTATGCATTTCAAGGCCAGCCCTTCAAGTTCTGGAAGGGCACGAAGCGTGGCGAGTTGCCGGTGAATGTGCAATTGCCACGCAACGTGATCTGCACGCAGAACCACGACCAGGTCGGCAATCGCGCCAAGGGCGAGCGCTTAACGACGCTCGTGCCTCGTGGCGCACGTTATGTTTCGGCGGCGCTGCTGTTGCTTGCGCCGCACACGCCGCTGCTTTTCATGGGGCAGGAATACGACGAAGAGCATCCGTTTCAGTTCTTCACCGACTACGGCGATCCCGTGCTGCAGAACGCCGTGAGCGAAGGCCGCCGCAAGGAATTCGAGGATTTCGATTTCCGGGAAGTGCCCGATCCGCAGGATCCCGAAACGTTCAACCGCAGCCGCCTCGATTGGTCAAAGGCCGTGGATACGAACCCGATGCTGCGGTGGTATCGCGAGCTGCTGCGGCTGCGCAAACGTTATGTCACGTCTGGCGAGCGCACTGCCTATGCAACTTATCAAGATGGCGTGATCACGATGATGGCGCCGGGCGACACGCCGGACCTGATCCTCTTCGCTACGCTCGAACCTGGGCGTCAACTTCCGGCCGAAGAAGACGGCTGGAACCTGACTTTGAAGTACAAGAGCGAGGATGGCTACCAGGTTCGGATCTTCACGCGTTGA
- a CDS encoding gluconokinase has protein sequence MIILLMGVQGSGKTTVGKALAARLGWDFRDADEFHPAANKAKMAAGIPLTDEDREPWLQAIRAAMDRANAEHRNLVVTCSALKETYRQQLAAPNTTLVWLKGDQQLIASRLALREHHFAKSNLLASQFADLEEPQGAVAIDIHQTVEAIVDEIIRRLQINA, from the coding sequence GTGATCATTCTGCTGATGGGCGTACAGGGCTCGGGAAAGACCACCGTGGGGAAGGCGCTGGCCGCGCGCCTCGGCTGGGATTTTCGCGATGCCGACGAATTTCATCCGGCCGCGAACAAAGCTAAGATGGCCGCCGGAATTCCGCTCACGGATGAAGATCGTGAGCCGTGGCTACAGGCGATCCGCGCCGCTATGGATCGCGCGAACGCCGAGCATCGGAATCTGGTGGTTACGTGTTCGGCGTTGAAAGAAACGTACCGCCAGCAACTCGCGGCACCGAACACAACCCTCGTGTGGTTAAAGGGTGACCAGCAATTGATCGCGTCACGACTGGCGCTGCGCGAACATCACTTCGCAAAATCGAATTTGCTGGCAAGCCAGTTCGCTGACCTTGAAGAACCGCAAGGTGCGGTAGCGATTGATATTCATCAAACTGTCGAAGCGATCGTGGATGAGATCATTCGTCGTTTGCAGATCAACGCGTGA
- a CDS encoding MFS transporter, whose amino-acid sequence MPDRPHPHRWSIAILLGVGVLVNYFDRVNLSIAHDQITREFGLTTVGFGYLLSAYSFTYALCQIPAGAILDRFGVRLVGRVSTVLWSIASFASAFSNGARQFFATRLLLGVGEAPTFPGNAKAVSKWFPENERGLATACFDCAAKFSSAIGVPIMGLLLVRVGWRGTFLATGIASFAYFLLFTMVYRDPEEEAPTVLESPVLETGILDLLGDKKVAGLAIGSAAYNYCFYLLLAWLPAYLSTSMHLNLLQSAWYTSIPWVVATATDLLVGGWLVDALIRRGFDASRVRQSILIGGTSLGVAIFAAGSATTPGQAIFWISVSIGGLAAAAPVGWSVPGLIAPPGSVGRVGGIMNFASQLAAISAPIVTGYVVAYTHSFEAAFWLAAIFLTIGIAAYALLLGRIERVESQNL is encoded by the coding sequence ATGCCTGACCGCCCCCATCCGCATCGCTGGAGCATTGCGATCCTGCTCGGAGTGGGCGTGTTGGTCAATTACTTCGACCGCGTAAACCTGTCGATTGCACACGATCAGATCACCCGCGAGTTCGGACTCACCACGGTCGGATTCGGCTACCTGCTGAGCGCTTATAGCTTTACCTACGCGCTCTGCCAGATTCCTGCCGGCGCGATTCTCGATCGCTTCGGCGTGCGGCTCGTCGGCCGCGTGAGTACGGTGCTCTGGAGCATCGCGTCGTTTGCCTCGGCATTCTCCAACGGCGCGCGGCAGTTCTTTGCGACGCGCTTGCTGCTCGGGGTTGGCGAAGCGCCTACATTCCCCGGCAACGCGAAGGCCGTCAGCAAATGGTTCCCGGAAAACGAGCGTGGCCTCGCCACCGCCTGCTTCGACTGCGCCGCAAAATTCTCGAGCGCCATCGGCGTGCCGATCATGGGGTTGCTACTGGTGCGTGTGGGATGGCGCGGAACTTTCCTCGCCACGGGCATCGCGAGCTTCGCCTACTTCCTTCTGTTCACGATGGTCTACCGTGATCCAGAAGAAGAAGCGCCGACTGTCCTCGAATCGCCAGTCTTGGAGACAGGAATCTTGGATCTACTCGGCGATAAGAAAGTCGCCGGCCTCGCTATAGGCAGCGCAGCCTACAACTACTGTTTTTACCTGCTGCTCGCCTGGTTGCCGGCGTATCTCTCCACGTCGATGCACCTGAACCTTCTGCAATCGGCGTGGTACACCAGCATCCCGTGGGTGGTCGCGACGGCCACTGATCTTCTCGTCGGCGGCTGGCTTGTTGACGCGCTCATCCGACGCGGCTTCGATGCGAGCCGTGTCCGACAATCCATTCTCATCGGTGGCACATCGCTTGGCGTCGCGATCTTCGCTGCCGGATCGGCGACGACACCAGGGCAAGCCATCTTTTGGATCAGCGTTTCGATCGGCGGGCTGGCGGCGGCCGCACCAGTCGGATGGTCCGTTCCGGGCCTCATCGCACCTCCCGGAAGTGTGGGCCGCGTTGGCGGCATCATGAACTTCGCCAGCCAACTCGCCGCGATCTCCGCGCCGATCGTCACCGGTTACGTAGTCGCCTACACGCATTCGTTCGAGGCGGCGTTCTGGTTGGCAGCAATTTTCTTGACGATTGGGATCGCAGCCTACGCGCTGCTGCTGGGAAGAATTGAGCGTGTTGAAAGTCAAAATCTTTAA
- the lepA gene encoding translation elongation factor 4: MDRSFIRNFAIIAHIDHGKSTLSDRLLELTGSLTAREMQAQVLDAMDLERERGITIKAHSVRMMYKAHDDVVYQLNLIDTPGHVDFSYEVSRSLASCEGALLVVDASQGVEAQTLANAYLAINNGLEIIPVINKIDLPSADVERAKEMIEGAVGLDASHALPISAKTGMGVEDILESIVHLVPPPKGNPDHPLQALIFDSWFDSYRGVVILARIKEGTVRKGDKIMLWSNKHQFLVEEMGVLTPKPVAIEQLEAGEVGFIVANIKTVADVGIGDTITHVERPCLEALPGFEELKPMVFAGIYTVDAHEHTLLREALEKLRLNDSSFFFEPESSVALGFGFRCGFLGLLHMEIIQERLEREYDLDLITTAPGVRYKITLTDNSVIEVDNPSKWPDSTLIEKIEEPIITAMILTNEEYVGGILKLVEEKRGRQKNFEYVTGSRVMLTYELPLNEIVLDFYDRLKSVSRGYASLDYHLAGAWESPMVKLDIMVAGESVDALSTIVHKDFAYDRGRALVSKMRELIPRQMFEVPIQAAIGAKIIARETVAAMRKNVLAKCYGGDISRKRKLLEKQKEGKKRMKRIGKVDIPQEAFLAVLKVGENS; encoded by the coding sequence ATGGATCGCTCCTTCATACGTAATTTCGCAATCATTGCTCATATTGACCACGGCAAGAGCACGCTCTCCGACCGTTTGCTGGAGCTTACCGGCTCCCTCACGGCGCGCGAGATGCAAGCCCAGGTGCTCGACGCCATGGACCTGGAGCGTGAGCGCGGCATTACCATCAAGGCCCACTCTGTGCGCATGATGTACAAAGCGCACGACGATGTGGTCTATCAGCTCAACCTCATCGACACCCCTGGCCACGTGGACTTCTCGTATGAAGTCTCGCGCTCACTCGCTTCTTGCGAAGGTGCATTGCTTGTGGTGGATGCTTCGCAAGGTGTGGAAGCGCAGACGCTGGCGAACGCTTACCTGGCGATCAACAACGGGCTTGAGATCATTCCGGTCATCAACAAGATCGATCTGCCCAGCGCCGACGTCGAGCGCGCGAAAGAAATGATCGAAGGCGCGGTTGGTCTCGATGCGTCGCACGCGTTGCCGATCTCGGCGAAGACGGGGATGGGTGTGGAGGACATTCTAGAGTCCATCGTGCACCTGGTTCCGCCGCCGAAGGGAAATCCCGATCATCCGCTGCAGGCCCTGATTTTCGACTCGTGGTTCGACAGCTATCGCGGTGTCGTCATCCTTGCGCGTATCAAAGAGGGCACGGTGCGCAAGGGCGACAAGATCATGCTCTGGTCGAACAAGCACCAGTTCCTAGTCGAAGAAATGGGCGTGCTCACGCCGAAGCCGGTGGCCATCGAACAACTTGAAGCCGGTGAAGTCGGGTTCATCGTGGCGAACATCAAGACCGTGGCCGATGTCGGCATTGGCGACACCATCACCCACGTGGAGCGCCCGTGCCTCGAAGCGCTGCCCGGTTTCGAAGAACTCAAGCCGATGGTGTTTGCCGGCATCTACACCGTCGACGCGCATGAACACACGCTGTTGCGCGAAGCGCTGGAAAAGCTACGGCTCAATGATTCTTCGTTTTTCTTCGAGCCTGAGTCCTCCGTCGCGCTGGGTTTCGGGTTTCGTTGCGGGTTCCTCGGCCTGTTGCACATGGAGATCATCCAGGAGCGTCTCGAGCGCGAGTACGATCTCGACCTGATCACCACCGCGCCGGGCGTGCGTTACAAGATCACACTCACCGACAACTCGGTCATCGAAGTGGATAATCCATCGAAGTGGCCCGACAGCACGCTGATCGAGAAGATCGAAGAGCCGATCATCACCGCGATGATTCTCACGAACGAAGAGTATGTCGGTGGAATTCTGAAGCTCGTAGAAGAGAAGCGCGGACGCCAGAAGAATTTTGAGTACGTCACCGGCAGCCGCGTGATGCTTACCTACGAACTGCCACTGAACGAAATCGTTCTCGATTTCTACGATCGCCTGAAGTCGGTCTCCCGCGGATACGCTTCGCTCGACTACCACCTGGCTGGCGCGTGGGAATCGCCGATGGTGAAGCTCGACATCATGGTCGCTGGCGAATCGGTGGATGCACTTTCCACGATTGTTCACAAAGACTTCGCTTACGATCGCGGGCGCGCACTCGTTTCCAAAATGCGCGAGTTGATTCCGCGACAGATGTTTGAAGTTCCCATACAGGCGGCAATCGGGGCGAAGATCATCGCGCGTGAAACGGTTGCGGCCATGCGCAAGAACGTCCTCGCCAAGTGCTACGGTGGCGACATCAGCCGTAAGCGCAAATTGCTCGAAAAGCAGAAGGAAGGCAAGAAGCGCATGAAGCGCATTGGCAAGGTGGACATCCCCCAGGAAGCCTTCCTGGCCGTCCTCAAAGTCGGCGAAAATTCCTGA
- a CDS encoding energy transducer TonB: MFEQSLVEISAETKRRKRWTQLISYSLEATAVVVLLAFPLVHTEALPLDDSPKIFPPIYHAPPHVDVITEHAPAPRPVRDNHVMINPYLAPTSVGKTIDRSHDADKYSAAEELVCVGCIPDPTGTDSSRHNPVLESVLRPGPVQPTHRAAPVTRTSKSQESLLLRQVKPTYPRMAVMTRTQGVVQLHAIIGRDGSIQQLQVVSGSPFLVQAALEAVQQWKYRPYLLNGEPVEVETQITVNFTLNGN, encoded by the coding sequence ATGTTTGAGCAGAGCCTGGTCGAAATCTCCGCGGAGACGAAACGCCGGAAGCGCTGGACGCAACTGATTTCGTATTCGCTCGAAGCCACCGCAGTCGTCGTATTGCTCGCGTTTCCGCTGGTGCATACGGAAGCGTTGCCACTGGACGACAGTCCCAAGATCTTCCCGCCGATTTATCACGCGCCGCCGCATGTGGATGTGATCACGGAGCACGCGCCTGCACCGCGCCCGGTTCGCGACAATCACGTAATGATCAATCCATACTTGGCGCCAACCAGCGTCGGAAAGACGATTGATCGCAGTCACGATGCCGACAAGTATTCCGCCGCCGAAGAGCTTGTATGCGTCGGTTGCATTCCAGATCCAACCGGTACCGATAGCAGCCGTCATAACCCCGTTCTCGAAAGTGTGCTGCGTCCTGGCCCGGTGCAACCGACGCATCGCGCAGCGCCGGTGACTCGCACTTCGAAATCGCAGGAGAGCCTGCTGCTCCGCCAGGTAAAACCCACTTACCCACGCATGGCGGTCATGACGCGGACGCAGGGAGTCGTGCAACTGCACGCGATCATCGGCCGCGACGGCTCGATCCAGCAGTTGCAGGTTGTGAGCGGATCTCCGTTCTTAGTCCAGGCAGCGCTCGAGGCGGTGCAGCAGTGGAAGTATCGGCCGTATCTGCTCAACGGTGAGCCTGTGGAGGTGGAAACGCAGATCACCGTGAATTTCACGCTAAATGGGAATTAA
- a CDS encoding OmpH family outer membrane protein, producing MNRKFVCLLATLMFALTLNLSAQTTPAAATTPGGAKVGIIDVQQVIVATNEGQRDFEALQKKFDPKRTELQSLSKEVDSLKSQLNTQGDKMNEDAKAKLVKDIEAKQKVLQRQAEDAQNEFQQEQNTIAQRILQKLGPVIDKYAKENGFGLLIDSSNPWPQGPVLWANGSVDISKIVVDQYNTVSGVPAQPKPANAGAAKPAGTPAPGVGIKPPAK from the coding sequence ATGAACCGTAAGTTTGTATGCCTACTCGCAACTCTCATGTTCGCACTGACGCTGAATTTGTCGGCGCAGACCACGCCGGCCGCAGCGACAACCCCGGGAGGGGCGAAGGTCGGCATCATTGATGTCCAACAAGTCATCGTCGCCACCAACGAAGGCCAGCGCGACTTCGAAGCCCTCCAGAAGAAGTTTGATCCCAAGCGGACCGAACTCCAAAGCCTGAGCAAGGAAGTCGATTCGCTCAAGAGCCAGCTCAACACCCAGGGCGACAAGATGAACGAAGACGCCAAGGCGAAGCTGGTAAAGGACATTGAAGCCAAGCAGAAGGTTCTCCAACGCCAGGCGGAAGATGCGCAGAACGAATTCCAGCAGGAACAGAACACCATTGCGCAGCGCATCCTGCAGAAGCTTGGTCCGGTGATCGACAAGTATGCAAAGGAAAACGGCTTTGGACTGCTGATCGACAGCTCGAACCCCTGGCCGCAGGGCCCGGTGCTCTGGGCGAACGGCAGCGTGGACATCAGCAAGATCGTCGTAGACCAGTACAACACCGTGTCGGGCGTTCCGGCGCAGCCGAAGCCGGCCAACGCGGGCGCAGCCAAGCCAGCAGGTACGCCTGCCCCGGGTGTGGGAATCAAGCCTCCGGCGAAGTAA